One Aquisediminimonas profunda genomic region harbors:
- a CDS encoding homocysteine S-methyltransferase family protein, which yields MNSLTILDGGMGRELKRMGAPFRQPEWSALALIEAPSFVLDVHSAYVKAGADIITTNSYALVPFHIGDARFESDGEMLADRAGKLARQAANRSGRSVRVAASLPPLFGSYRPDLFNAEDASRLLAPLVKGLSDHADLWLAETLSATQEAEVVANMLAKDGRPLWISFTLEDGAPDAAARARLRSGEAIEAAVALCLEHGVAAVLFNCSQPEVMEAAARQAKAAMDAAGRSIPIGVYANAFPPQPKEATANETLLPIREDLDPAGYLNWVRIWLDAGADIIGGCCGIGPEHIEAIARLRS from the coding sequence ATGAATTCATTGACCATCCTGGACGGCGGAATGGGCCGGGAACTGAAGCGAATGGGGGCACCATTTCGGCAGCCCGAATGGTCTGCGCTTGCCTTGATCGAAGCCCCTTCCTTCGTGCTGGACGTTCATTCTGCTTATGTGAAGGCCGGTGCCGATATCATCACCACGAACAGTTATGCACTGGTGCCGTTTCACATTGGTGACGCCCGGTTTGAAAGCGATGGCGAAATGCTGGCTGACCGCGCTGGCAAGCTTGCTCGGCAGGCAGCCAACAGGTCAGGCAGATCGGTCAGGGTCGCCGCAAGCCTGCCCCCGCTCTTTGGCTCCTATCGTCCGGACCTTTTCAATGCCGAGGACGCCTCGCGCCTTCTCGCGCCGCTGGTGAAAGGGCTGTCCGATCATGCCGATCTCTGGTTGGCAGAGACACTTTCGGCGACGCAAGAAGCCGAAGTGGTTGCGAACATGCTCGCCAAGGATGGTCGGCCGCTCTGGATATCGTTCACGCTTGAAGACGGCGCCCCCGATGCGGCTGCCAGAGCGCGACTGCGTTCAGGTGAGGCCATAGAGGCGGCCGTTGCCTTGTGCCTTGAGCATGGCGTGGCTGCAGTGCTGTTCAATTGCAGTCAGCCCGAAGTGATGGAAGCGGCGGCGAGACAGGCAAAGGCCGCAATGGACGCCGCAGGCCGCTCAATTCCGATCGGGGTTTATGCCAATGCATTTCCGCCGCAGCCCAAGGAAGCGACGGCCAATGAAACGCTGCTGCCCATCCGGGAAGACCTTGATCCCGCGGGCTATTTGAACTGGGTCCGGATCTGGCTTGATGCCGGTGCTGACATCATTGGCGGATGCTGCGGTATCGGCCCCGAGCATATTGAGGCCATTGCGCGTCTGCGCTCATGA
- a CDS encoding SDR family oxidoreductase: MRTAIISAAANGIGLAIARGLRDDGWCVLVCDQDATAIAALTASDPTIRACQCDVSDPSAVERFFDDVAEALAQEGDDGLDLLVNNAGIAGPVERLENQPLDKWRQTIDVNLNGNFYITRLAIPLLRRKAPDASIINMSSSAGLFGCPLRGPYVASKWAIIGLTKTLAMELGPGGIRVNAICPGSVEGERMDRVIRADAEARGLQVDEVEREYKQQISMRTFVTQEDIVAMVRYLVSPAGKRISGQAIAIDGHTESLSMELST; encoded by the coding sequence ATGCGAACGGCCATCATCTCAGCGGCAGCCAATGGCATTGGCCTGGCCATCGCGCGCGGGCTGCGAGACGATGGCTGGTGCGTCCTTGTCTGCGATCAGGATGCAACGGCAATTGCCGCGCTTACGGCTTCGGACCCGACCATCAGGGCTTGTCAGTGCGACGTCAGCGATCCTTCTGCGGTTGAGCGCTTCTTCGACGATGTGGCCGAAGCCCTGGCCCAAGAGGGCGATGACGGCCTTGATCTGCTGGTCAACAATGCAGGAATTGCCGGACCGGTGGAAAGGCTCGAAAATCAGCCGCTCGACAAATGGCGTCAGACCATCGACGTCAATCTCAACGGCAATTTTTATATTACACGCCTGGCAATCCCTTTGTTGCGACGCAAGGCGCCGGATGCCTCCATTATCAACATGAGCTCAAGCGCAGGGCTGTTCGGATGTCCGTTGCGCGGGCCCTATGTTGCAAGCAAATGGGCCATAATAGGGTTGACCAAGACACTTGCCATGGAACTTGGGCCGGGCGGCATAAGGGTTAACGCAATCTGTCCGGGCAGTGTCGAAGGCGAGAGGATGGACCGGGTCATTAGGGCCGATGCGGAGGCCAGAGGCCTCCAGGTTGACGAGGTCGAACGCGAATACAAACAGCAGATTTCAATGCGCACATTTGTGACGCAGGAAGACATCGTGGCCATGGTCCGGTACCTGGTGTCACCTGCAGGCAAGAGAATCTCGGGCCAGGCGATAGCCATCGACGGCCATACGGAAAGTCTGTCCATGGAGTTATCGACTTGA
- a CDS encoding mandelate racemase/muconate lactonizing enzyme family protein — MIRIAKLETFDNEFVCFVKATMDDASFGWGQTSTYNADITAQVFHRQVAPWVLGRDATDIAGAVRIVEEREHKYPGSYRYRALAGLDTAMWDWRGRSEGKSVANLLGGTRTDLRAYASSMKRDITPQDEADRLVRLRDAKGFDAFKWRIAAECGRDVDEWPGRTEEIVPLVARALGPGVAKLVDANSGFSPSRAIEVGSLLEAEGICHFEEPCPYWELEQTAEVTRALSLDVTGGEQDWDLATWRRMIDMRAVDVLQPDIMYMGGMTRTLQLVGMAHEAGMICTPHSANLSLVTICTAHLLAAIPNAGPYIEFSIEGADYYPWQQDLFLGDPFRIEDGRMHVPAGPGWGVEINPAALEAMRYRSSELVN, encoded by the coding sequence ATGATCCGGATCGCGAAACTCGAAACCTTTGACAATGAGTTCGTCTGTTTCGTGAAGGCAACGATGGATGATGCCAGTTTTGGTTGGGGTCAGACGTCGACATATAATGCCGATATCACGGCGCAGGTTTTCCACAGGCAGGTTGCGCCCTGGGTCCTTGGTCGGGATGCCACCGACATTGCCGGAGCAGTCCGCATCGTCGAAGAGCGGGAACACAAATATCCGGGAAGCTACCGATATCGGGCCCTTGCCGGTCTCGATACTGCCATGTGGGACTGGCGCGGCCGGAGCGAAGGCAAATCGGTTGCCAATCTGCTAGGCGGAACACGGACAGACTTGCGTGCCTATGCCTCCTCAATGAAGCGCGACATCACACCGCAAGACGAAGCAGACCGACTGGTCCGGCTTCGCGATGCCAAAGGATTTGATGCTTTCAAATGGCGGATTGCCGCAGAATGCGGACGCGATGTCGACGAATGGCCCGGTCGCACAGAGGAAATTGTGCCGCTCGTTGCGCGGGCGCTCGGGCCCGGAGTCGCAAAGCTGGTCGACGCGAACAGCGGCTTTTCGCCCTCCCGTGCGATTGAGGTCGGTTCGCTGCTCGAGGCGGAGGGTATTTGTCATTTCGAGGAGCCGTGCCCCTATTGGGAGCTTGAGCAGACCGCGGAAGTGACGCGTGCCCTGTCACTGGACGTCACAGGCGGCGAACAGGACTGGGATTTGGCGACCTGGCGTCGCATGATCGACATGCGCGCCGTCGATGTGCTGCAACCTGATATCATGTACATGGGCGGCATGACGCGGACCCTGCAACTCGTGGGCATGGCGCATGAGGCGGGCATGATCTGCACGCCCCACAGCGCGAACCTGTCTTTGGTGACGATCTGTACGGCCCATCTGCTGGCCGCAATTCCCAATGCTGGCCCGTACATCGAATTCTCGATCGAAGGTGCGGACTATTATCCGTGGCAGCAGGACCTGTTCCTTGGAGACCCTTTCCGGATTGAAGACGGACGCATGCACGTCCCAGCCGGGCCTGGCTGGGGGGTCGAAATCAATCCGGCCGCACTGGAGGCCATGCGCTATCGCTCGAGCGAACTTGTAAACTGA
- a CDS encoding formate dehydrogenase subunit delta codes for MDASHLIYMANQIARNLAAQGEEAAIAATAQHIRDFWDPRMKATIYAHDRSGLDPIARSAIARLAAG; via the coding sequence ATGGATGCAAGCCACCTCATCTATATGGCCAACCAGATCGCCCGCAATCTGGCCGCCCAGGGCGAGGAGGCTGCCATTGCCGCAACCGCTCAGCATATCCGGGATTTCTGGGACCCCAGAATGAAGGCGACAATATACGCGCACGATCGTTCCGGGCTGGACCCGATTGCCCGATCCGCCATAGCCCGGCTTGCAGCCGGCTGA
- the fdhF gene encoding formate dehydrogenase subunit alpha, with the protein MGYEPQNDFGTPESRQDAVVTLRIDGRAVTVPVGTSVMRAAAESGGSIPKLCATDNVKAFGSCRMCLVEVDGMRGTPASCTTPVAEGMVVHTQTPRLQKLRRGVMELYISDHPLDCLTCSANNDCELQDTAAEVGLRDVRFGYEGANHLGLEADTSNPYFDFDPSKCIACSRCVRACDEVQGTFALTMDGRGFASKISAGQAGDNFLSSECVSCGACVQACPTATLQEKAVKEIGKPERAVITTCAYCGVGCTFRAEMRGEQLVRMVPWKDGKANRGHSCVKGRFAWGYANHKDRILDPMIRDSVQDPWRVVSWDEALSFTASRLADIKAKHGPRALGGITSSRCTNEETFLVQKLVRAGFGSNNVDTCARVCHSPTGYGLKTTFGTSAGTQDFDSVMDSDVILVIGANPTDAHPVFASRMKRRLRQGAKLIVIDPRRIDLVRSPHVEAAFHLPLQPGTNVAVLTAMAHVIVTEGLADEAFIRERCDWQEYEDWARFVADERHSPETLEAVTRVPASDLRQAARLYATGGNGAIYYGLGVTEHSQGSSTVMAIANLAMVTGNIGRRGVGVNPLRGQNNVQGACDMGSFPHELSGYRHISDVQARSLFEGEWGVKLDPEPGLRIPNMLDAALDGSFRAIYIQGEDILQSDPNTHHVAAGLQAMELVIVHDLFLNETANYAHVFLPGSTFLEKDGTFTNAERRIQLIRKVMEPANGMGDWEVTQALANAMGLGWTYAHPSEVMDEISRLTPSFAGVSFDRLEKDGSLQWPVNEANPDGSPIMHVDGFVRGKGKFVVTDYVPTDERTGPRFPLLLTTGRILSQYNVGAQTRRTDNTVWHDEDVLEMHPTDAENRGLRDGDWARLASRTGETTLRVEVTDRVAPGVVYTTFHHPATQANVVTTEFSDWATNCPEYKVTAVQVSPSNGPTDWQESYASWSEKSRRIALAEAAE; encoded by the coding sequence ATGGGCTATGAACCTCAGAATGACTTCGGTACGCCGGAAAGCCGCCAAGACGCCGTCGTAACGCTCAGGATTGACGGGCGGGCCGTGACTGTGCCCGTCGGCACGAGCGTGATGCGCGCTGCTGCCGAGAGTGGCGGCTCGATCCCCAAGTTGTGCGCAACGGACAACGTCAAGGCCTTCGGGTCTTGCCGGATGTGCCTTGTCGAGGTCGACGGCATGCGCGGGACGCCCGCCAGTTGCACGACGCCTGTTGCCGAAGGGATGGTTGTCCACACCCAGACACCGCGCCTGCAGAAGCTGCGCCGCGGCGTGATGGAACTCTATATTTCCGATCATCCGCTCGATTGCCTCACATGTTCTGCCAACAATGACTGCGAATTGCAGGACACGGCGGCCGAGGTGGGCTTGCGCGATGTGCGTTTTGGCTATGAGGGTGCAAACCATCTCGGCCTCGAAGCCGACACATCGAATCCCTATTTCGATTTTGATCCGTCGAAGTGCATTGCCTGTTCCCGCTGCGTGCGCGCATGCGATGAAGTGCAGGGAACATTCGCGCTGACGATGGACGGGCGCGGATTTGCCAGCAAGATCAGTGCGGGACAGGCCGGCGACAATTTCCTGTCTTCGGAATGCGTAAGCTGTGGCGCCTGTGTCCAGGCCTGCCCGACGGCGACGTTGCAGGAAAAGGCCGTCAAGGAAATCGGCAAGCCCGAGCGCGCAGTGATTACAACCTGTGCCTATTGTGGTGTCGGCTGCACCTTCCGCGCCGAGATGCGTGGCGAGCAGCTTGTACGCATGGTCCCGTGGAAGGACGGCAAGGCCAATCGCGGCCATTCCTGCGTCAAGGGCCGTTTTGCCTGGGGCTATGCAAACCACAAGGATCGCATTCTGGATCCCATGATCCGCGACAGCGTGCAGGACCCCTGGCGCGTTGTCAGTTGGGATGAGGCTTTGTCCTTCACGGCCAGCAGGCTTGCCGACATCAAGGCGAAGCATGGGCCGCGGGCGCTGGGCGGGATTACATCCAGCCGCTGCACCAATGAAGAGACGTTTCTGGTCCAGAAGCTGGTGCGCGCCGGGTTCGGCTCCAACAATGTCGATACCTGCGCGCGGGTTTGCCATTCGCCAACGGGGTACGGCCTCAAGACGACGTTCGGCACCAGCGCCGGCACCCAGGATTTCGACAGCGTGATGGACAGCGACGTGATCCTGGTCATCGGCGCCAACCCGACAGACGCCCATCCGGTCTTTGCCAGCCGCATGAAGCGCCGCCTGCGCCAGGGTGCGAAGCTGATCGTGATTGACCCGCGTCGGATCGACCTCGTCCGCTCGCCGCATGTCGAGGCCGCCTTCCATTTGCCTTTGCAGCCTGGCACCAATGTCGCGGTTCTGACAGCCATGGCGCATGTGATTGTGACAGAGGGTCTGGCTGACGAGGCCTTCATTCGCGAACGCTGCGATTGGCAGGAATATGAGGATTGGGCACGCTTTGTTGCGGACGAGCGCCACAGCCCCGAAACGCTGGAAGCGGTCACACGAGTTCCGGCGAGCGATCTTCGACAGGCTGCGCGGCTCTATGCCACCGGAGGCAATGGCGCGATCTACTATGGCCTGGGCGTGACCGAGCATAGTCAGGGCAGCTCGACCGTGATGGCGATTGCCAATCTGGCGATGGTGACCGGCAATATCGGTCGGCGGGGTGTTGGCGTGAATCCGTTGCGCGGCCAGAATAACGTGCAGGGCGCCTGTGACATGGGGAGTTTCCCGCACGAGCTTTCCGGCTACCGCCACATCTCGGACGTGCAAGCCCGATCCCTGTTCGAGGGGGAATGGGGCGTGAAGCTTGATCCGGAGCCCGGCCTGCGGATTCCGAACATGTTGGACGCTGCACTCGATGGCTCTTTCCGCGCAATCTACATCCAGGGTGAGGACATCTTGCAGTCCGATCCCAATACGCATCATGTCGCTGCTGGGCTGCAGGCAATGGAACTGGTCATCGTCCACGACCTGTTTCTGAACGAAACGGCGAACTATGCCCATGTCTTCCTGCCCGGATCGACCTTCCTTGAAAAGGATGGGACATTCACCAATGCAGAACGGCGCATACAGCTCATTCGCAAGGTCATGGAACCTGCGAACGGCATGGGGGATTGGGAAGTGACGCAAGCTCTGGCCAATGCAATGGGGCTTGGCTGGACATATGCGCACCCGAGCGAGGTGATGGACGAAATTTCAAGGCTGACGCCGAGCTTTGCCGGAGTCTCCTTCGATCGACTTGAAAAGGACGGCTCGCTTCAATGGCCCGTCAATGAGGCCAATCCTGATGGCTCACCCATCATGCATGTCGATGGGTTTGTCCGCGGCAAGGGCAAGTTCGTTGTGACGGACTATGTCCCAACGGACGAACGGACGGGACCGCGGTTTCCGCTTCTCCTCACGACTGGACGCATCCTCTCCCAGTATAACGTCGGCGCGCAGACGCGGCGTACCGACAATACTGTCTGGCACGATGAGGATGTTCTCGAGATGCACCCGACGGATGCCGAAAACCGCGGCTTGAGGGATGGCGATTGGGCGCGGCTGGCCAGCCGGACCGGTGAAACGACACTCCGCGTTGAAGTAACGGATCGCGTTGCGCCCGGTGTTGTCTACACAACCTTCCATCACCCTGCGACGCAGGCCAATGTCGTCACGACGGAATTCTCCGATTGGGCAACCAACTGTCCGGAATACAAGGTGACAGCTGTTCAGGTGTCGCCGTCCAATGGCCCGACAGATTGGCAGGAAAGCTATGCCAGCTGGTCTGAAAAGAGCCGGCGCATTGCGTTGGCGGAAGCAGCGGAATAG
- the fdhD gene encoding formate dehydrogenase accessory sulfurtransferase FdhD: MHASRLVPVRRSAYVAQTQDEERSIPVEAPVAIEINGVTYAVMMATPTCLEDFVTGFLLSEGLAGAHEIGPISLHPLDEGDGYVARVTLPAHCVEPIMARARHRMGDSSCGICGIESVEAALRPLPPLARSVPVRPEAILKGLRTLREAQQLGQETAATHAAAFCDRDGRLIVVREDVGRHNALDKVIGFLARSGISAEDGFLLVTSRASFELVEKAVRACCPLLVAISAPTDLAVRRAQAAGLALAVVARDDSMLWVSGPAMETANGL, from the coding sequence ATGCATGCGTCGCGCCTCGTTCCCGTCCGGCGGAGCGCCTATGTGGCGCAGACGCAGGATGAGGAGCGCTCGATCCCGGTCGAAGCGCCGGTCGCGATTGAGATCAACGGCGTGACATATGCCGTGATGATGGCGACACCGACGTGCCTCGAAGATTTTGTGACGGGCTTCCTGCTCTCCGAAGGGTTGGCCGGGGCGCACGAGATTGGTCCGATATCGCTTCATCCATTGGACGAGGGCGATGGTTATGTTGCGCGCGTCACGCTTCCAGCCCATTGCGTCGAGCCGATCATGGCGCGGGCCCGGCACAGGATGGGAGACAGCAGTTGCGGTATCTGCGGCATTGAAAGCGTCGAGGCGGCCTTGCGGCCCTTGCCGCCGCTTGCCCGGTCTGTCCCTGTTCGACCCGAGGCCATTCTCAAGGGCCTCAGGACGCTGCGCGAGGCACAGCAGCTTGGACAGGAGACTGCGGCCACGCACGCGGCAGCTTTTTGCGACCGGGACGGGCGCCTTATCGTCGTGCGCGAAGATGTTGGCCGTCACAATGCGCTGGACAAGGTGATCGGCTTTCTTGCGCGCTCGGGCATCAGCGCGGAGGACGGTTTCCTGCTTGTTACATCAAGAGCATCTTTCGAACTCGTGGAAAAGGCCGTGCGCGCCTGCTGCCCGCTTCTGGTAGCCATTTCGGCACCGACAGACCTTGCCGTCAGACGCGCTCAGGCAGCGGGCCTCGCGCTTGCTGTGGTCGCACGGGACGATTCAATGTTGTGGGTCTCGGGCCCAGCAATGGAGACAGCCAATGGGCTATGA
- a CDS encoding NADH-ubiquinone oxidoreductase-F iron-sulfur binding region domain-containing protein, protein MTHVRISDDAIARACGADELAAAFESAGCTVDRVSSYGMHWLEPLVDIDGIGFGPACADDVADILAGSSPKSIGRIADHPFLARQTRLTFARAGRTRPMSLEDYAATGGWSGLSRARTLTPAQVVADVTASGLRGRGGAGFPAGIKWKTVLEAPGEAKFIVCNADEGDSGTFADRMIMEGDPFQLIEGMAIAAHATGAGQGFIYVRSEYPDAIAKLNRAIALSADIVAPFSLEVRVGAGAYVCGEETSLLNSLEGKRGEVRAKPPLPALEGLFGCPTVVNNVLTLAAVPHILSEGGAERYAQLGIDRSKGTMPIQLAGNIRHGGLFETAFGITLNELVHDIGGGTTSGRPVKAVQVGGPLGAYLHPDQFDLPFDYEAYTVADALIGHGGVTVFDDTADMGAMARFAFEFCAVESCGKCTPCRIGSTRGVELIDRIRSGGATAADAVERLPQMHNARKSNRSRPEELALLEDLCETMQFGSLCALGGFTPYPVRSALKHWPEDFGQ, encoded by the coding sequence ATGACCCACGTAAGGATCAGCGATGATGCGATCGCGCGGGCGTGTGGCGCGGACGAACTCGCCGCGGCCTTTGAATCTGCCGGTTGCACGGTCGACAGGGTGTCCAGCTATGGCATGCATTGGCTGGAACCATTGGTCGATATCGATGGCATCGGGTTTGGCCCGGCTTGCGCAGATGATGTTGCAGACATTCTTGCAGGCTCGTCGCCCAAATCGATCGGGCGGATTGCGGATCACCCCTTTCTGGCGCGCCAGACGCGGCTGACATTCGCGCGCGCCGGACGCACGCGCCCCATGAGTCTTGAGGATTATGCGGCTACCGGCGGCTGGTCGGGCCTGTCTCGGGCGCGAACTCTAACCCCGGCGCAGGTTGTTGCAGACGTGACGGCATCGGGTTTGCGCGGCCGGGGCGGCGCCGGATTTCCGGCCGGCATCAAATGGAAGACCGTGCTTGAGGCGCCGGGTGAAGCCAAATTCATCGTCTGCAATGCCGACGAGGGCGATAGCGGCACCTTTGCCGACCGCATGATCATGGAAGGGGATCCTTTCCAGTTGATCGAAGGCATGGCGATTGCGGCCCATGCCACGGGAGCGGGCCAAGGGTTCATTTATGTCCGCAGCGAATATCCGGACGCGATTGCCAAACTGAACCGGGCGATCGCCTTGTCTGCTGATATTGTGGCCCCTTTCAGCCTCGAAGTGCGAGTTGGCGCCGGCGCCTATGTTTGCGGCGAAGAAACGTCGCTGCTGAACTCGCTAGAAGGCAAGCGTGGAGAAGTCCGTGCGAAACCGCCGCTTCCGGCTCTCGAAGGCCTTTTTGGCTGCCCCACTGTGGTCAACAATGTCCTCACCCTTGCGGCCGTGCCCCACATCCTGAGCGAAGGCGGCGCCGAACGCTATGCGCAGCTCGGCATCGACCGGTCCAAGGGCACAATGCCGATCCAGCTTGCGGGCAACATCAGGCATGGCGGCCTTTTCGAGACGGCGTTCGGCATCACCCTGAATGAACTTGTCCATGACATCGGCGGCGGCACGACGTCGGGCAGGCCGGTCAAGGCCGTGCAGGTCGGCGGACCCTTGGGGGCCTACCTTCATCCGGACCAGTTCGACCTGCCATTCGATTATGAAGCCTATACGGTCGCAGACGCATTGATCGGGCATGGGGGCGTCACGGTGTTCGACGATACGGCGGACATGGGCGCCATGGCGCGGTTTGCCTTCGAGTTCTGCGCCGTGGAGAGTTGCGGCAAATGCACGCCATGCCGGATCGGCTCTACGCGCGGTGTCGAGCTGATCGACCGGATCCGCAGCGGCGGCGCGACTGCGGCCGATGCGGTCGAACGGCTTCCCCAGATGCACAATGCGCGCAAGTCCAACCGTTCACGCCCGGAAGAACTCGCGCTTCTGGAAGACCTGTGCGAGACAATGCAATTCGGGTCGCTCTGTGCGCTTGGCGGCTTTACGCCCTATCCCGTGCGATCGGCTCTCAAGCATTGGCCGGAGGATTTTGGCCAGTGA
- a CDS encoding NAD(P)H-dependent oxidoreductase subunit E, whose amino-acid sequence MQKANLAEIIDAHAGRKGALLPILHDIQAAFGCIDANAEAAVAKALNLSRAEVHGVVSFYHDFKPAHDPRPVVELCRAEACKARGVESIAAAAETEAGERVNLKAVYCLGLCSVGPNARTGDRLHSRLDEASLLNLVRSA is encoded by the coding sequence ATGCAGAAAGCCAATCTTGCCGAGATCATCGACGCCCATGCTGGGCGCAAGGGCGCGCTCTTGCCGATTTTGCATGACATTCAGGCGGCATTTGGCTGCATTGATGCAAATGCGGAAGCGGCGGTTGCAAAGGCGCTTAATCTGAGCCGCGCCGAAGTGCACGGAGTTGTCAGCTTCTACCATGATTTCAAACCCGCTCATGATCCCAGACCGGTCGTTGAGCTTTGCCGTGCAGAAGCATGCAAGGCTCGGGGCGTTGAATCCATCGCTGCTGCAGCCGAAACTGAAGCGGGTGAGCGCGTGAATCTGAAGGCCGTCTATTGTCTCGGCCTATGCAGTGTCGGCCCCAACGCGCGAACGGGTGATCGGCTGCATTCTAGGCTCGATGAGGCATCGCTCCTGAACTTGGTGCGTTCGGCATGA
- a CDS encoding LysR family transcriptional regulator has product MQLQHLRYFVALARHKHFAQAASVCGVSQPTLSAGLAALELELGKRLIERDRRFIGLTEHGEAILPWAAQALGAIRGLGQAAEASERSPAGEFRLSAIPAALPLIGPFGQALLKAHAGLNLAVQSGTSREIERGLQANECDAGMTYLDDEPPANALTVPLHNEQYLFVARKGGGFDDREDISWADAAAQPLCLLHQGMQYRRILDREFANRGLSVSPRVIADSHITTLSLVQSGDFLTIVPDAYARLMIGLEWCRFLKFIPAAETRRIGLVVINRDPLGTMARLGLKVAQQLDDRWL; this is encoded by the coding sequence ATGCAACTTCAGCACCTGCGTTACTTTGTCGCGCTTGCGCGCCACAAGCATTTTGCGCAGGCGGCAAGCGTCTGCGGAGTCAGCCAACCAACCCTTTCGGCGGGGCTTGCCGCTCTGGAACTTGAGCTGGGAAAGCGGCTGATCGAGCGGGATCGCCGGTTCATCGGGCTCACCGAGCATGGGGAAGCCATTCTGCCCTGGGCGGCGCAGGCTCTGGGCGCCATTCGGGGTCTTGGGCAGGCAGCAGAAGCAAGTGAGCGGAGCCCCGCGGGCGAGTTCCGGCTTTCGGCAATACCGGCGGCGCTGCCGCTCATCGGGCCATTCGGCCAGGCTCTCCTGAAGGCTCATGCCGGCCTTAATTTGGCCGTGCAGTCGGGGACTTCAAGGGAAATAGAGCGCGGACTGCAGGCCAACGAGTGTGATGCCGGCATGACCTATCTTGATGACGAACCGCCAGCAAATGCTCTTACTGTCCCACTTCACAACGAACAGTACCTCTTCGTCGCTCGCAAAGGCGGCGGCTTTGATGACAGGGAAGACATCAGTTGGGCAGACGCTGCTGCGCAGCCGCTTTGCTTGCTGCACCAGGGAATGCAGTATCGCCGCATTCTCGACCGGGAATTCGCCAATCGAGGCTTGTCAGTCAGCCCGCGCGTGATCGCAGACAGTCACATCACGACACTGTCTCTTGTCCAATCCGGCGATTTCTTGACCATTGTTCCGGATGCCTATGCGCGCTTGATGATCGGGCTTGAATGGTGTCGCTTTCTGAAGTTCATTCCGGCAGCTGAAACGCGGCGCATTGGTTTGGTCGTCATAAACCGGGATCCATTGGGCACCATGGCGAGGCTTGGCTTGAAAGTAGCGCAGCAGCTTGATGACCGGTGGTTATGA